In Humulus lupulus chromosome 7, drHumLupu1.1, whole genome shotgun sequence, the following are encoded in one genomic region:
- the LOC133788437 gene encoding ABC transporter G family member 11: MGYNETEKTRNSEANHVMMEIEAGKPGGNGLVASCGLSPLSETLWKETTNTEFFGDVSARLTWKDLTVTVTLSNGETQKVLEGLTGYAEPGTFTALMGPSGSGKSTLLDALSSRLATNAFLSGSVLLNGRKRKLSYGTAAYVTQDDNLIGTLTVRETISYSAQLRLPDKMAWSEKRALVESTIVEMGLQDCADTVIGNWHLRGISGGEKRRVSIALEILTRPRLLFLDEPTSGLDSASAFFVTQTLRALSRDGRTVIASIHQPSSEVFELFDRLYLLSGGKTVYFGQACDAYEFFAQAGFPCPALRNPSDHFLRCINSDFDKVKATLKGSMKLRFETSDDPLEKITTTEAIRTLIENYRTSQYGYAAREKVEEISKVKGNVLDSGGSQASFLMQSFMLTKRSFINMSRDFGYYWLRLVIYLVVTICIGTIYLNVGTGYNSILARGSCASFVFGFVTFMSIGGFPSFVEDMKVFQRERLNGHYGVCAFVISNTLSAMPFLILITFLSGTICYFMVHLHPGFLHYLFFVLCLYASVTVVESLMMAIASIIPNFLMGIIIGAGIQGIFMLVSGYFRLPNDIPKPFWRYPMSYISFHFWALQGQYQNDLAGLMFDNQTPNEPKISGEFILEYIFQIDTNRSKWVDLSVLFSMIVIYRMIFFIMIKINEDVTPWVRGYVARRVMQQKIGNQSAIASPEGLTQSPSLRNYVNNRNTSGNSKR, encoded by the exons ATGGGTTATAACGAGACTGAGAAGACGAGAAACTCTGAAGCGAACCATGTTATGATGGAGATTGAGGCAGGAAAGCCAGGAGGAAATGGGTTGGTGGCCAGTTGTGGATTGAGCCCACTGAGTGAGACTCTATGGAAGGAGACGACTAATACAGAGTTTTTTGGAGATGTTTCTGCTAGGCTCACATGGAAGGATCTGACCGTCACGGTCACCCTCAGTAACGGGGAGACCCAGAAGGTTCTAGAAGGTCTCACTGGCTATGCCGAGCCTGGAACATTTACCGCTCTAATGGGTCCTTCTGGTTCAGGCAAATCTACACTACTTGACGCTCTCTCTAGTCGCCTGGCCACTAATGCCTTCCTCTCAGGTTCAGTACTTCTCAACGGTCGTAAAAGAAAGCTCTCTTATGGAACTGCA GCCTATGTGACCCAAGATGACAACTTGATTGGGACACTAACAGTTAGAGAAACAATCTCTTACTCAGCTCAACTCCGTCTACCCGATAAGATGGCATGGTCAGAAAAGAGAGCTCTAGTTGAGAGTACCATAGTAGAGATGGGTCTTCAAGATTGTGCTGACACTGTTATTGGAAATTGGCATCTTCGTGGGAtcagtgggggagagaagagaaGAGTCAGCATTGCTCTTGAAATCTTGACCAGACCAAGATTGCTTTTCCTTGATGAACCTACTAGTGGGCTTGATAG TGCTTCGGCTTTCTTTGTGACACAAACGTTACGTGCCTTATCAAGAGATGGCAGGACTGTAATAGCTTCAATCCACCAGCCTAGCAGTGAAGTTTTTGAACTATTTGATCGACTGTACTTACTTTCTGGTGGTAAAACTGTTTATTTTGGCCAGGCTTGTGATGCATACGAG TTTTTTGCCCAAGCTGGCTTTCCTTGCCCTGCTTTGAGGAACCCATCTGATCATTTTCTACGATGCATTAATTCCGACTTTGACAAAGTAAAGGCCACTTTGAAAGGGTCCATGAAACTGAGG TTTGAGACAAGTGATGATCCTCTAGAGAAGATTACCACTACTGAGGCTATACGAACTCTCATTGAAAACTATCGAACTTCTCAATATGGCTATGCAGCTAGAGAAAAAGTTGAGGAGATATCCAAAGTT AAAGGAAATGTGCTAGATTCAGGAGGAAGTCAGGCTAGTTTCTTGATGCAATCCTTTATGTTGACCAAGCGTTCATTCATCAACATGTCAAGAGACTTTGGTTATTACTGGCTCAGACTTGTGATTTACCTTGTTGTCACAATTTGTATTGGAACCATCTATTTGAATGTGGGAACAGGTTACAATTCAATCCTG GCAAGGGGTTCTTGTGCATCTTTTGTTTTCGGATTTGTTACATTCATGTCAATAGGTGGCTTCCCTTCATTTGTGGAGGATATGAAG GTGTTCCAAAGAGAGAGGCTGAATGGGCACTACGGTGTTTGTGCCTTCGTCATCAGCAACACACTCTCAGCAATGCCATTCCTTATATTGATCACCTTTCTCTCTGGAACCATATGTTATTTCATGGTACATCTTCATCCTGGTTTCTTGCACTATCTTTTCTTTGTGTTGTGCCTTTATGCAAGTGTCACCGTGGTTGAGAGCTTGATGATGGCCATCGCTAGTATTATCCCCAACTTCCTCATGGGAATTATCATAGGAGCTGGAATTCAG GGTATATTCATGCTAGTGTCAGGGTACTTTAGACTCCCCAATGACATCCCAAAGCCTTTCTGGCGTTATCCAATGTCATACATCAGCTTCCACTTCTGGGCTTTACAG GGACAATACCAAAATGATCTTGCAGGGTTGATGTTCGACAACCAAACGCCGAATGAGCCCAAGATATCGGGCGAGTTCATCCTGGAATACATCTTCCAGATAGACACAAACCGATCTAAGTGGGTGGACCTGAGTGTGCTGTTCAGCATGATTGTCATCTACAGGATGATCTTCTTCATCATGATTAAGATCAATGAGGATGTGACTCCTTGGGTTAGAGGTTATGTAGCAAGAAGAGTAATGCAACAGAAGATTGGAAACCAAAGTGCTATAGCTTCTCCTGAGGGTCTCACTCAGTCCCCTTCATTGAGGAACTACGTCAACAATAGGAATACATCTGGAAATTCTAAAAGATAG